The Deltaproteobacteria bacterium DNA window AAAGCGAGATTGTCGGACCGGTCAGGGTGGATTTTGTCGAAACCGGGGGGCCGCCTACGGGAAAACCGGTCGACCTGCGTATTCAGGGCAAAAACTTCGAAACCCTGAAAGAGATTGCCCGTGAAACTGAAAAGAAGCTGGAAACGATACCGGGGGTATTCGGGGTCAGCGATGATCTGATATGGGGAAAACCTGAAATAAGGATAATCGTCGATGAACAAAGGGCCGCAATATACGGCCTCGACACCAGAACGGTCGCGAAGGCCATACGCGCAGCGGCGGATGGACTCACGGTATCGCAGACGCGTCTTGGAACCGAGGAAGCGGACATAATAATCAAATACGAGCTGCCGTCAGGAAACCTTTTATCGCTGCTGGAATCCTATCAGATTCCGACACCACAAGGAGGGTGGGTGCCGCTTAACAGCGTCGTTACGATGACGACCGAGCCCAGTATGCTGAATATCTCAAGATACGATATGGAGAGGTCCGTAAGGGTGACCGCGGAGATAGACGAGCAAGGAACGACAGCTCGGGAAGTAAACGCAGGGATATCGGATTTCTTGGACGGAATGCTAAGGGATTATCCGGGCTACACGTTTGTGTTCGGAGGCGAGGAAGAACAGACGAGAGAATCCTTGGACAGTATTTTCAGAGCTGCCATCATAGCCATTCTGCTGATCTACCTTATACTGGCCAGCATGCTGAAATCATACACACAGCCGTTCATCATAATGGTAATACTGCCCTTCGGGCTAATCGGCGTTATGGTCGGAGTGCTGCTAAGAGGCGAGCCTTTGACGCTTCCGGCGCTGATCGGAACCGTAGCGCTCCTGGGAATAGTCATAAATGACAGTCTCGTGCTCATGACCTTTATCAACAAAAGATTCAAAAAGATGAACAGGATATTTGCGGTGGTATTCTCCGCCAAACACAGATTCAGACCTATAATCCTGACGACAGTTACCACCTTCGGGGGTCTTGCGTCATTGATGATCAAATTCAGAGGCGAAGCGGCGTTTTTGGCTCCGATGGCAATAGCGCTCGGATTCGGCCTCCTTTTCGCTACATTCATAACATTGATACTCATTCCGTGTCTGTTTCTGATCCTGGACGACGCAGGCATACATATCAGAAAAAAGTGGGCCCTGTGGCGGGGGAAAAGTGGCGCGGCCTCCGACTTGCCCGAAGCCTCCCATCCCGCTAACCCCGGCTGAACCCGGCGTTCAGGCTCGCTTACGAGCCGTAGAAAACTCGGCAGGATAGGGCGAGCTTTGTTATATTGCGCGCTTCCACCAGAAGATTATCAGCCCGACCGCTACCAGAATAGGAATCGCTATCATCCACAAAAATTCCTCAACGAACGCCGCCCCGGCAACCGCGATACCGAGCACTATACCTACAAGCATGAAACGCCAGTCGAAATGAACGCCCGCAAGGAAAGTAGTGAGCGCCAGTGCAATAAGAGAGATAAGGGCGAGCTGATTGTTATTGATACGGCCCGCGGGATCAAACAATAGATAAATCAGGACAATGGCGGCAAAAAGACCCAGCCAATGAAGAAGCTGCACACTTATTATCCTCGAGAAACCCTCCCCCCTCTGCCGCGCCTTCGACCAGCCCAAATATATGCTGACCGCCCCGAATACGGGGGCCATAGCAACCCAGAACCAGAAACTCCTGACCGGCATAAAATTTGTAACCCCTATACCTATCGCGGACAATGCCATAAGGGTTATCAGTATTGCTTCGGCAACTCCCATCTTTTTTGCAAAGCTTTTATCGGAGGAGGGAGCCTCCGTACTCGAACCAGCTTGAAAAGGGTTTTGTTCACTCATTTAGATTCCTCCCCTACCCATTATATCACTTGAAACGTTCCCGAACAAAAGAGCACAAGTTATATCAGGGACCGAAGTCCCTCTAATAGGAGGACTTTTACGGTTTATGCCTAATTACCGCTGAACGGATCAGAAATCTTCTGGAATCTGACTTTAATGGCGAGTTACACAAGCTCCTTCAGCTTCGAGGAAGCAGCCGAATATCCGGGAGCAATTAAAATGCCGGATTAATGAAGTTATAGTAAACACCGCCTATTGCAACCAGTACGGTCGCGGCGAGAATAAGGAATGCAAGAACCGCGAATATTCCTTCATAAGAATTCGGGCTCCCGTTATTTTCAGGATTGGTATTTTCAGCCATGACAGTTTCCTCGCTCAAATAGTTTGGGATAATTATCTTAAGCAGAGAGCGAATTATGTCAATAGGGAGAGTTGGGTAATATTATAAATCGTAAGAAAATATCCTGTTGCGTAGAGAGATGAACACATGACCAGAATCATTCTGTATACAGGCAAGGGCGGCGTAGGAAAAACAACCACGGCTGCGGCTACGGCGCTCGAAGCAGCTAAACGGGGACACAGGGCGCTTGTCGTTTCCACTGACCCCGCCCACAGCCTGCGCGACGCGTTTGACCAGGAAATAGGGCCCGAGCCCAGGGAAATCATGAAAAATCTCGACGCCCAGGAAATAGACGTTTTTTATTCAGTCGATAAATACTGGGGCAAGCTCACGGGCTATATTCAGTCCCTTTTCAACTGGATGAACGTGGATGAGATTCTGGCCGAAGAATTCAGCATATTTCCGGGCATGGAAGAGGTGTCATGCTTTCTCTGGGTCTACAGCCATTATCAGGAAAAAAAATATGACGTGATTATTGTTGACAGCGCGCCGACCGGTGAGACGCTCAGGCTTCTTTCCCTGCCCGATGTTGCCAGGTGGTGGATTGTCAAGGTATTCCCGATAGAGAGAAAGGTCTTAAAAGTAGTAAGACCGGCCGTAAAAGTGGTATCCGACATGCCTCTGCCCGAAGAGGATACATACGTCGCCATAGAGGACCTGTTCGACAAGCTGAATTCAATCCACAAAATATTCTCGAATCCCGAAATCACATCCATCAGACTTGTGCTCAATCTCGAAAAAATGGTGATAAAGGAGACACAGCGGGCTTATACCTACCTTAATCTCTACGGATACAACGTAGATTCCGCCATAGTAAACAGAACTATGCCCGAGAAACTGGATCATCCTTATTTCAAGGAGTGGAAGAAATTCCAGGAAATATACAGAAAAGAGGTAACGGAATTATTCAGCCCTATCCCCCTGTATGAGGCGCCTCTGTTTTCCAAGGAAATACTGGGAATGGAGGCTCTTTCGGAATTCGGGAGCACGCTCTTTTCCGAAAGAGATCCGGTCGATATTCTCTATAAGGGAAAGCCGTACGAGATAGTGAAAGAAAGGGGTGTCTACAGTATTGTGATGCAACTTCCCTTTGTAAGCAAGGAAGAAGTCAAGCTCCATCAGTTTGGGGAAGAACTCATGATCCAGATCGAGAACCAGAGACGAAACATATTCCTGCCCAACTTTCTGGCCAAACTTAACGTTGATAAGGCAAACCTCGAAAACGGCCTGCTGAAAGTAAGTTTTGAGAAGGGCGGCGCGGACCGGGCAGGCAAAAAGCGATAATTGAACCGGCTGCTCCAGAAACGCGGTGAGTCGCGCTGTGATTAGGATACAAATCTTATGACCTGACTCGAAGCTTATATTTTTGATTAACGGTAAGTTAACAGAAAATTCAACACCCCTTAACAATGAGAAACTAGAATTACCATCGTAATGGCGATAGGACTTGATGATATAACGGTAATTCTTCCTGCAAGGAATCAATCGCGTAAAACCACACGGTTTCTTAAATCCCCGCCCGAGAATATAGAACTCATATTGATAGAGGCGAGCGAGGATTCAACCCACGATATTGTTAAATCAACCGGACCGCATTATACTACCGTTATACGACGCAGGGGGGCGGTTACGGAAGCCCGGAGCCTTGGAGTTGAAACGGCTACGACACCTTGGCCTCTCTTTACT harbors:
- a CDS encoding ArsA family ATPase; protein product: MTRIILYTGKGGVGKTTTAAATALEAAKRGHRALVVSTDPAHSLRDAFDQEIGPEPREIMKNLDAQEIDVFYSVDKYWGKLTGYIQSLFNWMNVDEILAEEFSIFPGMEEVSCFLWVYSHYQEKKYDVIIVDSAPTGETLRLLSLPDVARWWIVKVFPIERKVLKVVRPAVKVVSDMPLPEEDTYVAIEDLFDKLNSIHKIFSNPEITSIRLVLNLEKMVIKETQRAYTYLNLYGYNVDSAIVNRTMPEKLDHPYFKEWKKFQEIYRKEVTELFSPIPLYEAPLFSKEILGMEALSEFGSTLFSERDPVDILYKGKPYEIVKERGVYSIVMQLPFVSKEEVKLHQFGEELMIQIENQRRNIFLPNFLAKLNVDKANLENGLLKVSFEKGGADRAGKKR